From one Enterobacter kobei genomic stretch:
- the acrR gene encoding multidrug efflux transporter transcriptional repressor AcrR: MARKTKQQALETRQHILDVAMRLFSQQGVSSTSLAEIAQAAGVTRGAIYWHFKNKSDLFGEIWELSESSISDLELEYQAKFPDDPLSVLRELLVYILEATVIEERRRLMMEIIYHKCEFVGEMAIVQQAQRSLCLESYDRIELALKRCMQAKMLPANLLTRRAAILMRSYISGIMENWLLAPQSFDLKKEARDYVAILLEMFQFCPTMCTSSGAQPA, translated from the coding sequence ATGGCACGAAAAACCAAACAACAAGCCTTAGAAACACGCCAGCACATTCTTGACGTGGCAATGCGATTGTTCTCTCAGCAGGGCGTCTCTTCAACCTCGCTGGCTGAAATTGCGCAGGCGGCGGGTGTAACTCGCGGCGCGATTTATTGGCACTTCAAAAATAAGTCGGACTTATTTGGTGAAATTTGGGAACTGTCAGAATCCAGCATTAGCGATCTTGAGCTTGAGTATCAGGCAAAATTCCCCGACGATCCACTTTCCGTTTTACGCGAACTTCTGGTCTATATACTTGAGGCGACGGTTATCGAAGAGCGCCGTCGGCTAATGATGGAAATCATTTATCACAAGTGTGAGTTTGTCGGTGAAATGGCAATTGTGCAACAGGCACAACGCAGTTTATGCCTCGAAAGTTACGACAGAATTGAGCTGGCGCTCAAACGCTGTATGCAAGCGAAGATGTTACCGGCTAACCTGCTCACCCGTCGGGCGGCCATCCTGATGCGCAGCTATATCTCCGGCATTATGGAGAACTGGCTGCTGGCGCCGCAATCCTTTGATCTCAAGAAAGAAGCGCGGGATTACGTGGCGATTTTACTGGAGATGTTCCAGTTCTGTCCGACGATGTGTACATCATCCGGCGCGCAACCTGCTTAA
- the acrA gene encoding multidrug efflux RND transporter periplasmic adaptor subunit AcrA, which translates to MNKNRGFTPLAVVLMLSGSLALTGCDDKSAQQQGAGQQAPEVGIVTLKSEPLQITTELPGRTSAYRIAEVRPQVSGIILKRNFTEGSDIKAGDSLYQIDPATYQASYESAKGDLAKAQAAAKIAQVTLNRYQKLIGTNYISQQDLDTAQADAMQANAAVVAAKAAVETARINLAYTKVTSPISGRIGKSAVTEGALVQNGQTTALATVQQLDPIYVDVTQSSNDFLRLKQELENGTLKQENGKAKVELIASNGEKLPQTGTLEFSDVTVDQTTGSITLRAIFPNPNQSLLPGMFVRARLEEGVNPNALLVPQQGVTRTPRGDASVMVVGEGDKVEQRQITATQAIGDKWLVTDGLKTGDRVIVTGLQKVRPGAQVKVQEVKAETKEQAAGGAQSEQPKS; encoded by the coding sequence ATGAACAAAAACAGAGGGTTCACGCCTCTGGCGGTCGTTCTGATGCTTTCAGGCAGCTTAGCGCTTACAGGATGTGATGATAAATCAGCTCAGCAACAAGGAGCAGGACAGCAGGCGCCAGAAGTTGGGATTGTGACACTCAAATCTGAACCCCTGCAAATCACGACAGAATTGCCTGGCCGTACCAGCGCGTATCGCATTGCGGAAGTCAGACCTCAGGTCAGCGGCATTATTTTAAAACGTAACTTCACCGAAGGTAGCGATATTAAAGCGGGCGACTCGCTTTATCAGATTGATCCTGCCACCTATCAGGCTTCGTATGAGAGCGCCAAAGGCGATCTGGCGAAAGCCCAGGCTGCGGCAAAAATTGCTCAGGTCACCCTTAACCGTTATCAGAAACTGATCGGCACCAACTACATCAGTCAACAGGATCTGGATACCGCTCAGGCGGATGCGATGCAGGCTAATGCCGCCGTTGTTGCAGCGAAAGCCGCTGTTGAAACCGCGCGTATTAACCTCGCCTACACCAAAGTGACCTCCCCTATCAGCGGTCGTATTGGTAAATCCGCCGTCACCGAAGGCGCGCTGGTACAGAACGGTCAAACCACGGCGCTGGCCACCGTGCAGCAGTTAGATCCGATTTACGTGGACGTCACCCAGTCCAGCAACGATTTCCTGCGTCTGAAGCAAGAACTGGAAAACGGCACGCTGAAACAGGAAAACGGCAAAGCGAAAGTGGAACTGATCGCCAGCAATGGTGAAAAACTGCCGCAAACCGGAACCCTGGAGTTCTCTGACGTTACCGTCGATCAGACTACCGGCTCTATCACACTGCGCGCTATTTTCCCGAACCCGAATCAGTCTCTGCTGCCAGGCATGTTCGTGCGTGCACGTCTTGAAGAAGGCGTTAACCCGAATGCGCTGCTGGTACCTCAGCAGGGTGTGACCCGTACGCCGCGCGGCGATGCGAGCGTGATGGTGGTTGGCGAAGGCGACAAAGTTGAACAGCGTCAGATCACGGCCACTCAGGCAATTGGTGATAAATGGCTGGTCACGGATGGTCTGAAAACTGGCGATCGCGTGATTGTTACCGGATTACAAAAAGTTCGTCCTGGCGCTCAGGTAAAAGTGCAGGAAGTGAAGGCTGAGACGAAAGAGCAAGCCGCAGGCGGCGCCCAGTCAGAACAGCCTAAGTCTTAA